One stretch of Pararhizobium qamdonense DNA includes these proteins:
- a CDS encoding sensor histidine kinase, whose product MTKDHSFDHADWSSDELRGALEAAGVALWSWQVDTDALIMDSHGYTLWDVSKAQPLTFERLSDKIHPADRDRVRAAFTATRGVVGPYEVDFRIIIGADVHWISARGRGNDAGIKDRKMTGIFLDVTGRKNAEESHELLAGEMSHRVKNLLAIASGLTQITSRSSESVEIMTKQLTGRLTALGRAHDLVRPLPNGQGNAALLGDIITVLLAPYDDEGAFAGRVRVAVPRLGVGETAATGLALVIHELATNALKYGALSVPEGTLDVSGSVVGDDVVIQWTERGGPDVKKPEGAGGYGSKLLHRTLAGHLGGSLEHDWSKEGLLVKMRIDGNRLSS is encoded by the coding sequence ATGACCAAGGACCATAGCTTCGATCATGCCGACTGGTCGTCCGACGAACTTCGAGGCGCGCTCGAGGCGGCAGGAGTCGCGTTATGGTCCTGGCAGGTCGATACCGACGCTCTCATCATGGATAGTCATGGCTACACGCTTTGGGATGTCTCGAAAGCGCAACCGCTCACGTTCGAGCGCCTGTCAGACAAGATACACCCCGCCGACCGGGACAGGGTGCGGGCGGCGTTTACCGCTACCCGAGGCGTTGTCGGACCCTATGAGGTCGATTTCCGCATCATCATCGGCGCCGATGTCCACTGGATTTCCGCACGGGGACGTGGCAACGACGCGGGCATCAAGGACCGGAAGATGACAGGCATTTTTCTGGATGTCACGGGTCGGAAAAACGCCGAGGAGAGCCACGAGCTTCTTGCAGGCGAGATGAGCCATCGGGTTAAGAACCTTCTGGCGATCGCCTCGGGCCTAACGCAGATCACGTCGCGGTCTTCAGAGTCCGTGGAAATCATGACCAAACAACTCACCGGCCGTCTGACCGCGCTCGGGCGCGCGCATGACCTCGTGCGGCCATTGCCGAACGGGCAGGGCAACGCGGCGCTCCTTGGCGACATCATTACCGTCTTGCTGGCACCCTATGACGACGAGGGCGCCTTTGCGGGCAGGGTACGGGTCGCCGTCCCGAGGCTCGGTGTCGGCGAAACGGCGGCGACAGGCCTGGCACTCGTCATCCACGAGCTCGCGACCAACGCGTTGAAATACGGCGCGCTGTCCGTGCCCGAAGGAACTCTCGACGTATCTGGCTCCGTTGTCGGCGACGATGTCGTGATACAATGGACCGAACGCGGCGGACCTGATGTGAAAAAGCCGGAGGGCGCTGGCGGCTACGGAAGCAAGCTTCTGCACAGAACTCTGGCCGGTCACCTGGGCGGCAGTCTCGAGCACGACTGGTCGAAAGAGGGTCTGCTCGTAAAGATGCGGATCGACGGAAATAGATTGTCTTCCTAG
- a CDS encoding response regulator — translation MRKVLVVDDEVLIRMTVIDALEEAGFVVIEAGTADEAMNIIEEQTIHFLFTDIQMPGQHTGVDLAQEVAARFPEARIIVASGRVRSDEIELPPSAEFLSKPYDLDRIVKRFKALS, via the coding sequence ATGCGAAAAGTGCTTGTGGTGGACGACGAGGTCCTTATTCGAATGACCGTGATCGACGCGTTGGAAGAAGCCGGGTTCGTCGTGATCGAAGCCGGCACAGCCGATGAGGCAATGAACATCATCGAAGAGCAGACAATCCATTTCCTCTTCACGGATATCCAGATGCCAGGCCAGCACACGGGTGTCGACCTCGCGCAGGAAGTGGCGGCCCGCTTTCCGGAAGCCAGGATCATCGTCGCATCGGGGCGTGTCAGGTCGGACGAGATCGAACTTCCGCCGTCCGCAGAATTCCTGTCAAAGCCATACGACCTCGATCGCATCGTGAAGCGGTTCAAAGCGCTGTCGTGA
- a CDS encoding DUF4174 domain-containing protein: MNRLLVASLFALTSSQVLAMDSLSDLAWKNRVVLVFGNYGDPKVARQVEALETEEAKLAERDIVVIRVSKEGASSAYGNIPALNSAKLRKDAKIEDDGFHVVLVGKDGGIKLRSEDIVGNVEMFDLVDSMPMRQAERK; the protein is encoded by the coding sequence ATGAATAGACTGCTCGTTGCGTCCCTATTCGCACTCACATCATCACAGGTGCTGGCAATGGATAGCCTCTCCGACCTCGCCTGGAAAAACCGCGTTGTTCTCGTATTCGGCAATTATGGCGATCCGAAAGTGGCACGGCAGGTGGAGGCCCTGGAGACCGAGGAAGCAAAGCTAGCGGAGCGTGACATTGTCGTTATCCGCGTTTCCAAGGAGGGGGCCTCGTCTGCCTATGGGAACATCCCTGCCCTCAATTCTGCTAAACTCAGGAAGGATGCAAAGATTGAGGATGACGGCTTCCACGTCGTTCTCGTGGGCAAGGATGGCGGAATAAAGCTTCGGAGCGAGGACATCGTCGGTAATGTCGAAATGTTCGACCTTGTCGATAGCATGCCGATGAGGCAGGCCGAACGGAAATGA